A stretch of the Panicum virgatum strain AP13 chromosome 9N, P.virgatum_v5, whole genome shotgun sequence genome encodes the following:
- the LOC120688068 gene encoding uncharacterized protein LOC120688068, whose amino-acid sequence MDPTEPHWRINSSFSPPTSRRWDCRYSSDGLPHRVHDASHDHPPYVSSLSSHSKGSRSAFGSDQYLNHHHSISDGAPSYFGSPSDSLQAPRWTPSLQRFDLGEFSTPAGGSRPETSDYPQSSERQLTTTSSFSSASPFSESSQLTSSSKQPAPYLPRNQMGRRSFMSKPVYPLVYRNPVSETEASRMPEVTNAGRTTPSDDSQASPLWRRSMASPELKFHNALSELGKMEASPEPNTSSRREGFRWSNASSYDFGYDGDAIDISDHISIESQRSPTNSVRFLKCGLCERFLRQKSPWTSNRIVRNTDMPVAAVLPCRHVFHADCLEESTPKAEVHEPPCPLCTRAADDEGHVSFSEPLHVALRSARRNLSLGGGAGGSSSSANPPCSDHGLKRNHSAIVPRHSGSSLFRNRFKRQFPFKARIGKDLFGSRVFNKVGSSSLSGQQGDHQQPSAAKHDQSMK is encoded by the exons ATGGATCCTACTGAGCCTCACTGGCGGATAAACTCAAGCTTCTCTCCTCCAACGTCAAGGAGGTGGGACTGCCGTTATTCATCAGATGGATTGCCTCACAGAGTTCATGATGCTTCTCATGATCACCCACCTTATGTGTCATCATTATCATCTCATAGTAAAGGAAGCAGAAGTGCATTTGGCAGTGATCAGTATCTCAATCACCATCATTCTATATCTGATGGGGCACCTTCTTATTTTGGGAGTCCATCTGACAGCCTTCAGGCTCCACGCTGGACACCGTCTCTTCAAAGATTTGATCTCGGTGAATTCTCTACCCCTGCAGGAG GATCAAGACCAGAAACTTCTGACTATCCTCAGTCAAGTGAG AGGCAACTGACTACCACAAGCAGTTTCAGTTCTGCATCCCCATTCTCAGAATCAAGTCAGCTAACATCGTCTAGTAAACAACCAGCCCCATATCTACCTCGCAATCAAATGGGTAGGCGATCTTTCATGTCAAAACCAGTCTACCCACTTGTCTACCGGAATCCAGTGTCAGAAACAGAAGCGTCCAGGATGCCTGAGGTTACTAATGCTGGGCGAACAACACCAAGTGATGATAGCCAGGCTTCTCCTCTGTGGCGTCGCAGCATGGCGAGTCCAGAGCTCAAGTTCCATAATGCACTGAGTGAGCTTGGGAAGATGGAGGCTTCACCTGAACCGAACACAAGCTCAAGAAGGGAAGGATTCAGATGGAGCAATGCTAGTAGTTATGATTTTGGATATGATGGAGATGCCATTGACATTTCAGATCATATCAGCATCGAGTCCCAGAGATCACCCACAAATTCGGTGAGATTCCTTAAGTGTGGGCTGTGCGAGAGATTCCTGCGCCAGAAATCACCCTGGACCTCAAACCGTATTGTTCGAAACACCGACATGCCAGTAGCAGCGGTCCTTCCATGCCGACATGTCTTCCATGCAGATTGCTTGGAGGAAAGCACTCCCAAGGCAGAAGTCCATGAACCACCCTGCCCCCTGTGCACGCGAGCCGCTGATGATGAAGGGCATGTGTCATTCTCAGAACCACTACATGTTGCACTCCGATCTGCTCGCAGGAACCTTTCATtgggtggtggtgctggtggtagTAGCAGCAGTGCAAACCCTCCTTGCAGTGATCACGGCTTGAAGAGGAACCATTCTGCTATCGTTCCGAGACACAGTGGCAGCTCACTGTTCCGCAACCGCTTCAAAAGGCAGTTCCCCTTCAAAGCGAGGATTGGAAAGGACCTCTTTGGCAGTAGGGTTTTCAATAAGGTTGGATCATCTTCATTGTCAGGTCAACAGGGTGATCATCAGCAACCATCAGCAGCAAAGCATGACCAATCAATGAAGTAG